The following proteins are co-located in the Oryzias melastigma strain HK-1 linkage group LG8, ASM292280v2, whole genome shotgun sequence genome:
- the LOC112146659 gene encoding uncharacterized protein LOC112146659 → MATDLPSGSNGECSQASNLSDLCLRIMNICVFSDNIEFADVWIYIQIQWMTFNQIIVWFLDLYFDVLDQFQGQSSSIVQVLLQEDELKENQRHSRTRDGCWRPGAPEEVLGFWLTSSDSAGSAGPVRRSTPTSAVSASILVISGPVNPPFCCSPFSPSKAGPAHAERRVPAGKRMRNTNKTSSNVLIHKAPCKHPIMTAGVRVQAEISIDHYSPSRSNEPHLALAASYRRRIPPACQRAPDAPAGPGGVPERRSPRGEPECETRFLTQAGSD, encoded by the exons ATGGCGACAGATTTACCGTCTGGATCTAACGGAGAGTGTTCACAAGCATCAAATCTTTCAGATTTGTGTCTAAGAATCatgaatatttgtgttttttctgataatattGAGTTTGCAGATGTCTGGATTTACATTCAGATTCAGTGGATGACCTTCAACCAGATCATCGTTTGGTTCCTGGACCTTTACTTTGATGTTTTGGATCAGTTTCAGGGTCAAAGCAGCAGCATTGTTCAG GTTCTGCTGCAGGAAGATGAACTAAAGGAGAACCAGAGACACAGCAGAACACGTGACGGTTGTTGGAGACCAGGAGCACCAGAGGAAGTTCTCGGGTTCTGGCTGACCTCGTCTGACTCCGCTGGTTCTGCTGGACCGGTACGGCGTTCCACTCCCACATCAGCCGTTTCTGCGTCCATCCTGGTGATCTCTGGTCCTGTAAATCCGCCGTTCTGTTGCAGCCCGTTCTCGCCCTCTAAAGCCGGCCCAGCCCACGCCGAGCGCCGCGTTCCTGCCGGGAAACGGATGAGGAACACAAACAAGACGAGCAGTAATGTGCTCATCCATAAGGCGCCGTGCAAACATCCCATAATGACCGCTGGCGTCAGAGTCCAAGCAGAGATTAGCATTGATCATTACAGCCCATCACGCTCTAATGAGCCCCACTTAGCTCTGGCGGCTAGTTACCGCAGACGGATTCCACCCGCGTGTCAAAGAGCTCCGGATGCTCCGGCAGGTCCGGGCGGCGTTCCGGAGCGAAGGTCACCCAGAGGTGAACCGGAATGTGAAACACGTTTCCTCACTCAGGCAGGTTCGGATTAG